A region of Sesamum indicum cultivar Zhongzhi No. 13 linkage group LG7, S_indicum_v1.0, whole genome shotgun sequence DNA encodes the following proteins:
- the LOC105166433 gene encoding protein PLANT CADMIUM RESISTANCE 7 encodes MHHIYQVFQLMSMRATPPPSPLFLPPLNDGDNSQNANSVLYIQPTPIGIASRQRSMANWSTGLFRCHSDMKTCCKTLFCPCITSSEIVEIITEGKTLSGDALVILGVCAVICGMWTYTCRTRTIIRTKFNIRGSPCNDCLTHACCLPCALCQEYRELDHHGFDPSLGWFENLERQRYAVAIYTITPPKPEKMERT; translated from the exons ATGCATCACATTTACCAGGTTTTCCAGCTGATGTCGATGCGGGCAACCCCACCGCCGTCGCCCCTTTTCCTACCTCCTCTGAACGACGGAGACAACTCCCAAAATGCCAATAGTGTTCTGTATATCCAACCCACTCCAATTGGAATCGCATCCAGACAACGAAGCATGGCGAATTGGAGCACCGGACTCTTTAGATGTCATTCAGACATGAAAActt GTTGCAAAACATTGTTTTGTCCATGTATAACATCCTCGGAGATTGTCGAGATCATAACGGAGGGGAAAACAT TGTCGGGAGATGCGTTGGTTATCTTGGGAGTATGTGCAGTGATATGCGGGATGTGGACGTACACTTGCCGCACGCGAACAATAATCAGAACAAAGTTCAACATTAGAGGAAGCCCTTGTAATGATTGCCTAACTCATGCATGTTGCTTGCCCTGTGCCTTATGCCAAGAGTATCGAGAGCTTGACCATCACGGCTTTGATCCTAGTCTTG GGTGGTTCGAGAATCTTGAAAGACAAAGATATGCAGTTGCCATATACACCATCACTCCACCCAAGCCTGAAAAGATGGAAAGAACATAG